From Cupriavidus necator N-1:
GCGGCTAGTAACCTTGCTGTGGCATCGGAAGATCCACCTGGAGGAAATCCGACGACCAGTTTGATAGGACGAGTAGGATAGGAGTGGGGCTCCGCATTGACGCAAGTCGCTCCGAGTACTGCGCTTACAGTGAAGCCAGCTACGGCAAGTGAGCGAGCCAATCGAAGTACGCGCTTGCTGCGTAGTTCTGCGACCACAGAAAAAGGCCACGTCCAGGAACGCTCGGCAGGCAGTGTTCGTCTCATTTGTTCAATCCTCATTGGTACAGGGGGCGCCGCGCCGCTACACGGGAAGTTTGTAACCCCGATCGGTCCCGACGTTCGATCACTTTTCGGACGTTGTTATGTTCAAATGTTATCTGCGGCCCTCGCTGCCTTACCAGCCCCTCACCTCAGAGGTTGGGGCGTTTGGTGGCGAGCACGTTGATATTAGGCCTACACCTTCTGTACAACAAATCAAAACAAGCAGGCTTCTTATGCATGGATGTTATGTATGAAACCAAAGCTGAACCTTAGGCAGATTGAGTCGTTCTACGCGGTGATGCGTACAGGCACGGTTGTTGGGGCAGCCCAACTAATGAACGTTACGCAGCCAGCCGTTAGCAGAGCTATAGGGTTATTGGAAATCCGAGTCGGTTATAAGCTCTTCGAGCGTCGAGGGCGCAAGCTGGTGGCCACCCCAGAAGGCGATGCACTTTACCGAGAGGTTGAGCCGGTCTACGGCAGTCTGGATCGCATCGCCCTGGTGGCAGAGGACATTCGGCACCAGCGAGCGGGTGCGCTCCGTATTGCGACCCTACCATCTGTCTCGCAGTCGCTTCTGCCAAGAGCAATAGCGCGGTTTCTATCAACTCGACCGAAGGTGTCCGTGTATGTGCAAAGCCTGCCATCACGGCAGATTGCGGACTTAGTTGCTACGCGGCAGTTCGATATCGGACTCATCGAGTTGCCGTTGTCGCGCCCCGCTATTTCCATCGAACCGTTGGAGCCGACCCCAGCTATGGCCGTAATTCCGGTTGGTCACCGTCTTGCGGCTAAGCGACACGTTTCGATCAGGGATTTGGCTGGTGAGCGGATGATCCTGCTTTCGCAACATAGCTTCTTACGCCACCAAATTGACGATGCGTTCTCGAAGTATGGTGTATCTGCTGATGCGATGCTTGAGACGCCTCATTCGTTGGTCGCATGTGGACTAGTTGCCGCGGGCGCAGGCATAACACTGGTCTCTAGATGGGCTGCGGAGGCCTTTTCGACAGCTGACGTGGTGGTACGGCCAGTAAGGGATGAATTGACCTCGCGATCAGCGATTATTTTTCCCTACCCAGGCGCTCGTCTGTTATTGGCAGAGGCCTTCGCAAAGGATCTAAGGGAAGAAATCCGGACGTCGAAGCGACGATAGCACCTTGCCCTTTGCGAGCGCCAATATCTCCGCACGAAAGGCGAAAATATCAGTTTCCGAATGGGGTCGTCAGGTCCGTCTCGTTCGTGTCAACCACGAACACCGCCAAGAGCTTGGCCGGTTTCGTCTCGCTGCCATTGGCGCTGACCTTATGGCGATCGCCCGGCAGTTCGGAGAAGTTCTGTCCAGTCTTGTAGGTCGTTACCGGCCCGTCGTTGACCTGGCTACGAATCTCCCCTTCAAGCACGGTCGCGTAGATGAAGGCAGATTTCGCATGCGTGTGACCAGGCGAGTCGACCCAGTCCCCCTCAACACACTGCATGCTTGCAATCGCTGATGCTACCGCACTGTTACGCCACCTTGCGGAGGACGCACGGCGGCATCGCGGATTGCTGTCCTCGCGCTCTTTGGCTCGCTTCACTTCACGGTTTTCCGGGGTGCCGCGCTGCAGCCGATAAGCTTGTCCATACGGCGCTTGGTGATGTGAACATTCCTCCTATGTTGACGAACGGGTCGTGCAAACGGATGTCTCAGGCTTGCCTCCTTTTCAAAGGGACACGTATATCAATGCTTCCTTTCGCTTCGGCGGATCCGCTCAAAAGCAGCTCCGATCTTCAGAATCTTTGCATCGTCTCCTGCCTTGCCGAGAAATGACACGCCTACCGGAATGTTGCTGGCTGATCTACCACCGTTTACGGTGATCTCCGAGAAACCGGTGGCTGAGGCGATCTTCGCAGCGGCGTAAGCGTATGACTTGCAGACAAAGGTCGGGTCGGTCTTGCCAGGTACGACCGGAGCGCTGCAACCAATCGTCGGAAAGAAGAGAGCGTCATAGCGCCCCTGGGCCATCAGTTCCACCAGTTCCCGCCTCAACGACGGAATGACAACACTCAACATCCGTATGTACGCAGGCGAATTGGTCGCCCCCGTCTCCAGGTTCTCAACCAAACCTTTGTATCGGCCGGGGTTGATCGTTCGGGTACCCTTGTCCGTGTAACCGTCGAGCCGGCGCATGAACTCCCGCAGATCCCGCGGCTGGCCACCCGGCAGGCCGGCTAAGTACGCCTCAAATTGAGGCCGGAACTCGGCAGCACCGATGGGGCCAAGAAGGGCGGGCTGCAGCGTTTCATACACTTGAGGCAAACGGACATGGACGATGCGTGCCCCTGCCTTCTCCATTGCCGCCACGGAGCGCCGCTTAATGTCGTCGACCTCGTGGTTCGCGCCGTCGAAGTTGTCAACTACCGCGATGGTCTTGCCGGCGAGACTTTCAATGCCCAATCCCGTCGTCAGCGATTCTTGCGGGCGCGCCACGTCTTCGGTTGCAGCATCGCTCTTATCCTGGCCCTGAATGACATCGAGAACAATGGCCTGGTCCTCAACGGTCCGCGTGATGGCGCCAGCAACATCGGCGGTTAGCGACATCGGTATGATTCCCGAGCGGCTGACCAGCCCGAGAGTCGTCCGCATGCCTACAGTGCCGGTAACGCTGGCCGGGGAACGAATGGAGCCCGTGGTATCGGTGCCCAGAGCAAAAGGCGCAAACTTGGCCGCTACAGCGGCTGCCGAGCCGCTGCTGGAGCCGTCTGCTGTCCGCAAGGGATTGAACGGATTGAGCGTCTGTCCACCCACTGAGCTGTAACCGTACCACCCGTAGGATGCTGCCAACTCCGACATATTGGTCTTGCCAAGCAAGATGGCACCCTGATCCAGGAGCTTCTGCACGACGAAGGCATTGGTAGCCGGTATCGAGCCATTGAGTGCGAGCGAGCCGCCAGTGTTGGGCATTCCCGCTACGTCAAAATTGTCCTTCGCAAGGAACGGTATGCCGGCCAGTGGCGCGTTACGCTGGTTCGCGCCATGTTGGGCCCGCCGGGCATCCCACGCAGTCGCCTGTTCCATAGCCTTTTCGTTAATGGCCAGCACCGCATGGATGCCGTCGGCAGGACGGTCGTAGGTCTCGATCTGCTTCAAGTAGGCGCCGACCAGTTCAGCAGAAGTAATTGCGCCGCTGTCCAGTGCCGATCGCAATTCGGCAAGGCCCATATCCAGGATCTTATCGGCCGGCATGCCTGCGCCGGCCCATGAAGGTGCTGCGATCAAGGCCGCAATCAGGATCGTTCGGGCGCGCTGATAAGGCTTACGGTGAGCGGAATGATTAGATAGCTGGGGATGCATGGCTAGTGGTCCATTACGATAATGTGAAGCGCTGCGGGGCAGTCGTAGTGACTCCCGGTAGCATCGCCTTCGCGGATTCCTTGCTAGTCGACCGTGGCGCCGGATGTTTTGATGACTGGCGCCCACTTTGCCCGCTCTTCGCGCAGCAGCCTGCCGAGCGACTCGGGGTTGCCTCCGAAGGAGCCGGCCGTCCGCTCCACGCCCATGGCTGCGAGTTGCTGCGCCACCGCTGGCCGCACTAGCGCCTTGTTGACCTCCGCATTGATCCGGCTAACGACTGTGCTGGGAATCCCCGCCGGTCCAACCAGACCGAACACCACACTTGCCTCTATATCCTTGTAGCCTACCTCGGCCATGGTCGGCACGTCCTTGAGCACCGGCACGCGCTTGTCCGCCGTTACTGCAAGGGCCCGCACCTTGCCACCTTGGATCATCGGAAGTGCTACCGGGATCGATGCGAAGAACAGGTCAACCTGACCGCCTATCAGGTCCGTCATCGCTTGGGCCGCACCGCGGTAGGGGATGTGCTGCATATTGATTCCGGCCTTGCGCTTCCACATCTCTCCAACCAAATGAGCCAGAGTGCCGTTGCCCGAGGAGGCAAAGGAAAGCGAAGCCTTCTTACCCGCGGCCACCAGTGTGCCGACATTGGCATGGGGACCACTGGCGGAGACGATCAACACCAGGGGGACCTTGGCAATTAGCGCGATGGGCAGCATATCCTTCTCGATATCGAAGGGAATGCGTCGGTATAGGAACTGGTTTACCACCATATTGCTTGACTCACCCATCGCCAACGTATACCCGTCGCGCGGCGCCTTGAATGTCTGGTCGAAGCCGATATTGCCGCCGGCGCCCGGAAGGTTCTCCGGCACGAACGCCCAATTGACGGATTCCGTCAAGGCGTTGGCCGTCAAACGCGCCATTCCGTCGGTTCCTCCGCCTGGCGGCGCGGGAATGATGAGCCTGATCGGCTTGGCCGGGAAGGTCTCAGCCAAGACGGATCCCGTCGCCAACACAGCGGTCGCTAAAACTGCTGCGGACAGTAAAGCCCGCCGGCTCAATTTGGAGTGAATTGCCATTAAGTTCATGATTTAGGCCTCGATACCTAGTACAGAAACACAGCCCTCTATCTATTAAGCATTGAGGTCTGCAGAGCCTTCTTCCTACGGGAGTAAAGCCGCAGGAGAAGCAACATAAAGAAGCTGCTCATCTATGCCGACGGCGCCGGCCACCGCCACGTCGAATGCCTCCTAATGGCGATCGACGCAGACGGCCTCATGTCGTGCGCGCCGGAGCGCTCAGGGCAAGCAGCAGCGGATCCCATGCGCCCGCTCGCAGTCCGGCCATGCCCTCAAGCACACCTTGCTGGCTCGCTGGCGATAGGGTGGCCCGGGTCGCGACCTGAAGCTTGCGTTCGAGATCCTCCCAAGACAAAGGGTGATCGGGATCGCCGCGTGGATCCGTCAGCGGCGACTCAAGCAGCTGTCCGTTTGACAAAGTCACGGCGACCCACGCTGGTGAGCGTGCGGGGAACAGAGATTCAATGGCGGCGTCATGCACCACCGTGATCCGCTTCGCCAGGTCACTCACCTCCGCGTCATAGAGGCGACGCGTATCCAGAGGGAGCAGAGCATCGGCGCCATGCAACGCGCACAAGGCCAAGCAGTACGGAACGCTATACTGTGCCTCCACCAGTGTCTCGGGAACGGGCTTGTTGCTCAGGTTGAAGGTGGCGCGATACGTGTGCACCTCCATGCGTTCGATGTCGCGCGCCGCCAAGCCATGAAGCCTCTGGAGATGAAGAAGCGCATCCAACGGTGCATGGATATGGCGACAGCAGCCGAACGGCTTGAAATAAGTGCCGTTTATCAGCGGCTGGCCACCAAGGTCACGCAGTGCCGTATCCGAGTCGAAGAGCCGGCCATCCTCGAGTACGGCGGCAGGACCGGCATAGCCGGCCATCGCCAATTCTAGAGCGGCCCAGCCAGAGACAGCGCCTGCAGCTATGCCTTCCTTCACGTCCGAGCCGACAAGCCCAGCCAGTGCGGGTAGCGCGGGTGCCGTCTGGGCGGCGATAGCCAGTGCCTGGGCGATGATCTCAGCACTGGCGCCTAGCATCCTGCCGCAGGTCGCCACAACCGCGAATCCCGACCAGGTCCCGGACGGCGCATAGCCGGGGCGTGCCATGGCCATCCGGATGCCCACTTCATATCCCGCCACCACTGCGGCCATGAAGTCCTGAACAGCTATATCGGGACGAGCATGGACCAGCGCCATCGCCGCAGGAATTGTGGCCGCCCCTGGATGGCCCCTGGCCTTGCGGTATCCATCATCTAGGTCCAGTGCGGCGGTCGCGGCGCTATTGGCAAACAGCGCGCCGGCATCAGTAGCAGTGCGCCCTGTGAACCACATCGGTGAACCACCGGCGCCATACATCGTCT
This genomic window contains:
- a CDS encoding LysR family transcriptional regulator, which translates into the protein MKPKLNLRQIESFYAVMRTGTVVGAAQLMNVTQPAVSRAIGLLEIRVGYKLFERRGRKLVATPEGDALYREVEPVYGSLDRIALVAEDIRHQRAGALRIATLPSVSQSLLPRAIARFLSTRPKVSVYVQSLPSRQIADLVATRQFDIGLIELPLSRPAISIEPLEPTPAMAVIPVGHRLAAKRHVSIRDLAGERMILLSQHSFLRHQIDDAFSKYGVSADAMLETPHSLVACGLVAAGAGITLVSRWAAEAFSTADVVVRPVRDELTSRSAIIFPYPGARLLLAEAFAKDLREEIRTSKRR
- a CDS encoding cupin domain-containing protein; its protein translation is MKRAKEREDSNPRCRRASSARWRNSAVASAIASMQCVEGDWVDSPGHTHAKSAFIYATVLEGEIRSQVNDGPVTTYKTGQNFSELPGDRHKVSANGSETKPAKLLAVFVVDTNETDLTTPFGN
- a CDS encoding amidase: MHPQLSNHSAHRKPYQRARTILIAALIAAPSWAGAGMPADKILDMGLAELRSALDSGAITSAELVGAYLKQIETYDRPADGIHAVLAINEKAMEQATAWDARRAQHGANQRNAPLAGIPFLAKDNFDVAGMPNTGGSLALNGSIPATNAFVVQKLLDQGAILLGKTNMSELAASYGWYGYSSVGGQTLNPFNPLRTADGSSSGSAAAVAAKFAPFALGTDTTGSIRSPASVTGTVGMRTTLGLVSRSGIIPMSLTADVAGAITRTVEDQAIVLDVIQGQDKSDAATEDVARPQESLTTGLGIESLAGKTIAVVDNFDGANHEVDDIKRRSVAAMEKAGARIVHVRLPQVYETLQPALLGPIGAAEFRPQFEAYLAGLPGGQPRDLREFMRRLDGYTDKGTRTINPGRYKGLVENLETGATNSPAYIRMLSVVIPSLRRELVELMAQGRYDALFFPTIGCSAPVVPGKTDPTFVCKSYAYAAAKIASATGFSEITVNGGRSASNIPVGVSFLGKAGDDAKILKIGAAFERIRRSERKH
- a CDS encoding Bug family tripartite tricarboxylate transporter substrate binding protein, which translates into the protein MAETFPAKPIRLIIPAPPGGGTDGMARLTANALTESVNWAFVPENLPGAGGNIGFDQTFKAPRDGYTLAMGESSNMVVNQFLYRRIPFDIEKDMLPIALIAKVPLVLIVSASGPHANVGTLVAAGKKASLSFASSGNGTLAHLVGEMWKRKAGINMQHIPYRGAAQAMTDLIGGQVDLFFASIPVALPMIQGGKVRALAVTADKRVPVLKDVPTMAEVGYKDIEASVVFGLVGPAGIPSTVVSRINAEVNKALVRPAVAQQLAAMGVERTAGSFGGNPESLGRLLREERAKWAPVIKTSGATVD
- a CDS encoding MmgE/PrpD family protein, with the translated sequence MPKGNEHQASTDMKPSNSRDIGLHLGRYVADLDARTIDARTQETVLRCVLDALASAASALEQPGVKAAQQAAQTMYGAGGSPMWFTGRTATDAGALFANSAATAALDLDDGYRKARGHPGAATIPAAMALVHARPDIAVQDFMAAVVAGYEVGIRMAMARPGYAPSGTWSGFAVVATCGRMLGASAEIIAQALAIAAQTAPALPALAGLVGSDVKEGIAAGAVSGWAALELAMAGYAGPAAVLEDGRLFDSDTALRDLGGQPLINGTYFKPFGCCRHIHAPLDALLHLQRLHGLAARDIERMEVHTYRATFNLSNKPVPETLVEAQYSVPYCLALCALHGADALLPLDTRRLYDAEVSDLAKRITVVHDAAIESLFPARSPAWVAVTLSNGQLLESPLTDPRGDPDHPLSWEDLERKLQVATRATLSPASQQGVLEGMAGLRAGAWDPLLLALSAPARTT